From Delphinus delphis chromosome X, mDelDel1.2, whole genome shotgun sequence, a single genomic window includes:
- the ACTRT1 gene encoding LOW QUALITY PROTEIN: actin-related protein T1 (The sequence of the model RefSeq protein was modified relative to this genomic sequence to represent the inferred CDS: substituted 3 bases at 3 genomic stop codons) encodes MFKPYALDTPAVIFANGSGLCKVGMSGETGPHHDIISVMGHPKFNMALPEANQKNYTVGGKALFKYGALHLHYPIEHGLVTRWNDMXKLWKYLFXWELGVKPCRQPVLMTEPSLKPRETREKTAEVTFETFSVPAFYLSSYVVVALHTCASVTGLVVDSGNGITCTVPIFEGYSLPHAITKLYVAERDITEHLTRLLLASGCNYPCILNKALVDDIKETLCYVALEPENKLHKKPEEVLRKYKLPDGNVIHLGDQLYQVPEILFAPDWLGVHNSGLSKMVSSSIMKCDTNIQKNLFEEIVLSGGTTLFPGLEKRFMKELEQLAFRGTPIKITASPDGCFSEWISASIVTSLSSFRQMWVTSEDFMELGTYVFXRRCF; translated from the coding sequence ATGTTTAAGCCATATGCATTAGATACTCCAGCTGTAATTTTTGCCAATGGATCAGGACTCTGCAAAGTAGGCATGTCTGGAGAGACTGGGCCCCATCATGACATCATTTCTGTCATGGGGCATCCTAAATTCAACATGGCTTTACCAGAAGCCAATCAGAAAAATTACACTGTGGGGGGAAAAGCCCTGTTCAAGTATGGAGCCTTGCATTTGCACTATCCCATTGAACATGGACTGGTAACAAGATGGAATGACATGTAAAAACTCTGGAAGTATCTTTTTTAGTGGGAGCTGGGAGTAAAACCCTGTCGACAACCTGTGCTCATGACTGAGCCCTCCTTGAAGCCAAGGGAGACTCGAGAGAAGACAGCAGAAGTGACGTTTGAGACCTTCAGTGTGCCTGCCTTCTACCTGTCCAGCTACGTGGTTGTAGCACTGCATACCTGTGCCTCTGTCACGGGTTTAGTGGTGGACAGTGGTAATGGGATCACTTGCACTGTCCCCATTTTTGAGGGTTACTCCCTTCCTCATGCCATCACCAAACTCTATGTGGCAGAGAGAGACATCACAGAGCACCTCACCCGACTCCTCCTGGCTAGTGGGTGTAATTACCCTTGCATACTCAACAAGGCCTTAGTGGATGACATAAAAGAGACGCTGTGCTATGTGGCCTTAGAGCCAGAGAACAAACTTCATAAGAAGCCAGAGGAGGTCCTGAGAAAATACAAACTACCAGATGGAAATGTCATCCACCTTGGGGATCAGCTGTACCAGGTACCTGAGATTCTTTTTGCACCTGACTGGCTGGGTGTCCACAACTCAGGACTATCAAAAATGGTCTCCAGCAGCATTATGAAGTGTGACACCAACATCCAGAAAAATCTTTTTGAAGAAATTGTGCTGTCTGGGGGCACCACTCTCTTCCCTGGGCTTGAGAAAAGATTTATGAAAGAACTGGAACAGCTGGCCTTCAGAGGAACTCCCATCAAGATCACCGCTTCTCCTGATGGATGTTTCTCTGAATGGATCAGTGCATCCATTGTGACCTCTCTGAGCAGTTTCAGGCAGATGTGGGTAACTTCTGAGGATTTCATGGAGCTTGGGACATATGTTTTCTAGAGAAGATGCTTTTAA